The DNA segment tttctgttttgtttcttatatttttctttttcatactgTTCAAATGTACGTTTTACGTCACAATACAAGTGACACACATTTATGCAACcaggttttctgttttatttcttatatttttctttttcatactgTTCAGTTGTACATTGTATGTCACAATGCAAGTGACACACATTTATGCAACcaggttttctgttttatttcttatatttttctttttcataatgtTCAGTTGTACATTGTATGTCACAATGCAAGTGACACACATTTTGAAATTGTTTATTAATGTTCCCCTTTACATCACAATAACCTGGCACTTTAATAGAAGCGTGTACACTTTTGAGAGCCACTATGTTTGAAACTGTATGTATAATGTTGATGTGAAAAGTCACTATATATTCAACCTAGTGCATtgaattcttatttttaaaacacatttaatttttgtatAATGCATGATAATGCTGCAACGAAACACCAGTGCTTAAATCACTTGTTTGGAGTCCACAATCAACATTGCATTCATCCCTATGAACAGTGTATGCCAACTTCTGACTCACAATGAAGATATAATTTAGTCTGAAGTGTCTAATTTGAAGCACaagtcagttttatttatttattttttatttccctgcctttttaaaaaaccatattatatattattgtaGGTTTCATAAATTACTGCCTGCTTATCTACTCCCACAGACAGATGGCGCCTGTTTCAGGGATAAGCAGCCAAGAGGAGTAGGTTTTATATTATCTTGGCAGTGAACTTCTTGATATTATAATAACTGGCAGCTAGGTAAAATAAATCTAAGGCAGAAAAATGTGCAATTGTACAAGGTGTCCTGTGCAGATAAAATGTTTAGGCAAAGAGAGACATTGGCATTGTAACAGAAATGTTCAGCAaatttcctgttaatatatgtGTCTGATCTTCATCACTGTGTGGCATAAAAGTAAGTAATCTGTGTGTTTTATCTGCTGACAAACTCACTCCATATTGCCATGAACATAGCGAAGAGCACCGTGCCATTGTTGTCGAACAGCAGGCTCAGCTGTGAACAGAGGAGATCAGCAGTGAGCACCAAGAAGCAGGTATTAACCACTGAGCCATTTAGTAGGAAACACCCTGACAAACCTTGGCATATGAGCAGGTCTCTGAAAGCTTCCACACTTTGCAACCCTCGTCACAAAGCGGACACATGACTCTGTCAGATTCACAAACCTCTTTTCTACAAGACAGTAAGGTCAGCCGTTATGGAGGGGTAATTGCAGAGGAAAATGGTCTGTCACATCACTTAgagaaggaaaatgttttaaagcttaCATGAGGGGCGAACTGTTGAAGAAGCTGAGGCCATAGAGAAAGGCCAAGATCCCTATAAGAGCTGGTGGGATGAGTAGCCATGTGTACCATCCCAGCCACAGGAAGTACAAAGCTACCTTCTCCCCAAAGTAGTTcctgaaaaaacacacacatggtGAGGATAAAAACATGAGAGTCAGAGAAAGGGCAATGCTTTTATCATCTCCAAGAGTAAATATAAACCAATACTGCAGATGaatgtgtattttaaaatagttttgtatATTGTTGCCACTTGGACAGCTTTGTGAAAAGGTATTGCCTCCTTCCTCTGTTTCTTTTGTTAAAACCTAAAGGTTATAAGGTAAATCAGACAAAGATGTCCAAAGACTgatatgtaaaaatgttttcaaattctAATTTTATCAGTTATAGGAAAGCTGGACCTTAGTGACATACAGTAGCACAGAAGTGCTATATATCCTATTCCAATATTTGTTCtcgacaaaaataaaattagcatcACACCGTAAAATTAACACTGCTGACATACATTTCCTTCATGAGTGATTGTCTGCTTCCAATGAATGTATCCTGGTTTGTTGCTCGTGATGGTTTGGTGGAGTGAGGAATCAATAGATGGATTAGGACCTGGTCAATCTATGAGTCACCTCTCACCTACAGTCATGAGATACTGATTTTGACAGAAAGCAGGAGATCTTGGTTAAAGCCGGTTTAAATTAGCCTCGTTTGCTTGGTGGCTCAGCTCAAGGATGGAAAGAGTGGAGAGCTCTTTATAGGAGTTTATAGTAAAATAGTATAGTTTTAGTCTGTGAGGCATCCATCTTGTCTGCTTTTAAGACCaggtttaaaactttcctttttgacaaagcttatagttagagtggcttatgttatcCTGAGTTATGTCTGTAGTTATGCAGgtatacgtttaggctactggaggacattaagacctatttctctcactctgctgaactCTCCtacaatttgtttttcttttaactttatattcagtttttttttttcctctagtAGGTACATTTTGCCTGACATTCTGTTTAGCTATGACAAAGTCCTGGAGGGCAGATCGTCTGCTGTTAtcctctctaacatagaaaacATTTCTGGATCAGTACTTCTGTgcccttttttgtgtctctgctctgtctcctctaacccccagtcggttgaggcagatggccgttcacacagagcatggttctgctggaagtttcttcctgtaaagggggagttttcctctccactacatgcatgcttggtatgagggatggctgcaaagtcaatgataACACAGGTGACTTCCCACTGTGACTACACACTCTTTCAGCAGTGAACGCTGCAAGTCAATCACTTTGTCCAATCGGCTGGtcttccttagataggaatttttttgaccaatctttcGGTAGGCCTAGGTTGTACACCCCTAAATGTTCTGCTCAGCTTCAGTTTGtctttgatgctttttttttggacataaaGGGCTTTATTGCTgctcttattattatttggctTTTATCCGAAAGCAAGATATTTCCCTAGGGTTTTATGTGGTTGGCCAACACGAAGTAAAGGATAGTAATGTATGGAAATAAttcatagttttatttttcttctattgTTTTAGAAACCCTCTGAAGGTGAGATATGCATTTATATTAAATTTGACTCCTCTGAGTCAATAATAAGCTTCAAGTCTTCAGTCTCTATCAGCTTTTTGCAAATCTagaaactgattttattttccattcttcaatgcaaaatagctcaagctcagtcagattggatgcaAAGCATCTGTGACcagcagttttcaagtcttcctGCTTATTCATAATAGAATttagtttggactttgactagaccatcgTAAGACACAAATATGCTTTGGTTTAAAGAGCGCCTTCAAAGCACTTATAGGGTTTCACTTAATCCAAATTTTTTGTGGGACCACCTTAtcaaaaaactaattaaatgtGTTTCCCCAAAACAATAGACCTTATAAtgacaatattaaaaacataatataaattatatttaaaataaaaaacctggaaaaaaatacataaacattcACAGCCTTTACCTTGAAGGTTAAAACTGAGCTCAGGTGACTCCTATTTCAACTGATCATCTTTAAGATGCTTCTGTATCTTAAATGAAACTGTATGCAATTTTTATAAGTTCAATTGATTGGACAGGATTTGGAAAGGCACACACCTGTCTGTGTAAGGTCCCACAGTTTACAGTGCATCTTAGAGATCAAGCATGAAGTCAAAGGACGATAGACCTCTAAGGCAAGACTGAAGATCTTGGGCCATAAATCTAAGGAAAGCTGCAGAAAAATATTGTCTGTTCTAAAGGTCTCAATGGGTACATTGGCCTCCATCATCCTTAACTGGAAAAAGTTTGGAACTACCAGGGGTCTTCTTACAGGTGGGGGGGAGGTGCCTTAGTCAGGAAGGTGACCTATAACCCAATGATCACTCTGGCAGAGCAACATTGCTCTATGGAGAGAAGAGAACCTTGCAGACAACCATCCCTGCAGCAATCAGGCCTGTGTGGCAGAGTGGCCTGACGGGAGAAACTCTCCCCACCTGGAGATTCTCAAAAAGCACCCGATGAAATCTCACACCATGATAAACAAAAACCTCTTGTGTGATTAGACAAAGTCTGACCTCTTTGGCCTAAATATTAGGTGTCACATCCAGAGGAAACCAGGCACTACTCATCAAGACGCCGACATCGTCCCTTACAATGAAGCATTGTGTGCATGTGTAAAATCTCTGCATGCACCTTTtttacacttttcagatttgtaattGTGAAAAAACTATCTAAAAGTCCCTGTAACTGTGATTTTATTACCTAATGTCTGTTTCATGAAAGTTTGTTACAGTAATATGACGAGAGAATTCTCTGCTGCCAGTTTACTCCACTAGTTACACAATGTTGGTGGTATCTTggctgttttgtttctgaaacaACCCTGCAGCCATTTAATCAGCTGCATAAAAAGCAGAATAATGAGGAGGCTGTTGTTTTGCAGTCCAAACCTGACAGCAGTTATGGGTTGCCCTTGGAGACAGGCTGACCATCGTGCCCAGCTCTTCTTCAGCTCTTTCTGTCTCCTTCTCTGAAAGCGGAGGCACAAAATCAAAGGAAATCttcaatatgaaaaaaagaGCTTTGAACAAACTGCGTCCACGCTGCATGCTACgggacaaataaaacaacaaggCTTGCAGCTTGAGAATGTGTTAtggttacatttttcaaaacctttgAACAGATTTTGCCAATTCGGTTAACACTATCCACCAAGTACCCAAAACGATTGGCGCTGCGCATCAGAATGACGTTCTTGAATACATAGCTTTTTAAGTTATCCTGCATGAGGTTGTCTAGAAAACAGAAGGCAAACATGCTAATGTTTTCCCAGTCACGCAGTAACACTGTATGCTCACACACATGCCTGCGTACTCCCAGGATGACTACCCTGGATGACTCATTGTGTTAACATGATTTGCATGGCATGTCTGTGAGCAGATATCCTTTGGCTACAATGTTTCGTTAAGAATGCCATGCGCAGGCCAAGTTTCACCCTGTGATCTTAAAAGCATTTGAGAAAGGAATGATATTTAGGCAAGCACAATGGACAACATCCAAGCTAAGCATTCAAACCTGCTTCGCACTATTGGACAGACCTGTTCAAGTGTTATTTTATTAAGCTCTGGTGCAATTAACAGAGTGTACTAGGTAGCTGTCGTGTAATTACACATTTTAGACCTTAAATGGTAGCTCTTTGTGTTCAACAGTGATGTAAAGTTGGAATTTTACCTCATGTAAACAGAATCTTGCCTCAAAAACCTTCGCCTTCAGAAGATCCCGTAGATTTTCTGGAAGGTTACCAGCAGAGAAGGATAAGATGAAAAATGAAACGTTGATTAAGAGGACTTTTTAAGAGTCTGTATTGTCAACAGctcttcctcacctcctgagtGGATACATGTGCGATGTATTATGAAATGGACGATCCTTATCCTGCAATAAAAGGATAAGTGTCACTTGTACATCAGTGTTGTAGCAGATGCGGGTTAGCATGTCATTCATTCAACATAACCTGAAAAATTAtcatttaaattattcaatttACTCAAGAGGACAGACTATACGATCTAAAGATTAAAAGTTTCTAAATTAATAGTCCTGGTTAGCTCATGTTTAGCGTCGGTGAGGTATGATTCTCCCACTGAGCTGCATTTTACCCTGCAGGGCGGTGCTGAGTGGCATGCTCCTGCACACCGGCTTCTCGTCAAGCTCTTCAGCTGGAGACTTAAGAGCAGCTTCCTGCCGGGTCATTTAGCGCATGTGCCACACGTATGGCACCTCTAGCGCCTCCATGATATTTTGTGTGAATCTGTTAGAGAACACATTGCTGTATGCTAACCTCACCCGCTCTGAATCTTCCTAAGGTTACTTCCTGAGTTCTGCCATGGCTCCTCTGCTCAAACCTCCTCGTGTCATAATCTCACGAACGACTGCCTTCCACGACCGGCATCAAGCTCCTCTCCATGGGAACCTCCAAACCCAACCTGTCCGTCCTCATATGCGCCACCATCTACTCACAGCTCACCACCAAACCAACACTCCCAGTGTCTGCTCGCTCCTCCTGCCTCAAATCGGTCTACTACGGACCAGTGAGATCCACTCTCTGATCCACTCACCTCTACTTTCAACATCTGTTTATTCACTCGGCTCATCTCTCACCCTTTTCCTCGCAGGGATCTGCTATTCCTTCCATAATAAAGACCCCCACCCTCCAGACCAAAGATCTTCATTCCCTTGTATTTCAATAAACCAGCAAACGTTGATCATTGTCGTCCTTTATGTCGGTCAGAGGTTTGCttcaaaattatgtttatgcATCTTGgcataaatttaattaattttgtgaGCAAACTTACTTGCGTTTATGCATTCACACATGTTGTATTCCAGTAAATGCAATTTCTACCAAACAAGAATTGGGTATGCAGGTTTTGAAATGGTGGGTTTTCCTTTGATCTCCTCATAGTGAGAATACTACAAACAAGCTCAAACATACCCACTACTATTAATGTAAATGTCCCGTATGCAAGTTGCAGAAAGTCCACATGCTTTTTGTTGCCACTAAGAAGCTTCATGCTATACTGGCTGCATATTTGATGAAATCTTAAACGTATAGTCCACAAAATTCAATAATGAAGTTGGTGCTATAAGGCCACTGAAGAAGCTTCAAGAAAGGCATGCAAAGTCAGTGTGGTGTGTATTTGGGACTAATGTCATGTTCGAATACAAAATGATCAAATTTCCTGTCATTTGCGTTGAGCTCTTTCTTTTAGATGAAAGGAAATTGATTAAGGACGCTCCCTTTCCGGTATAACTAATTTGCAGCTGCAAAGAATCCATCTGTCaagcatgatggtggcagcatcatgctgagggccTTGTTTGCTGCTATTCGTACATGTGGATCGACTAATTAAGAAGCCAGAAAAATCTCACTTCTTTTGTTCGGGCCTCAAACAGTACTAGGACcccaaacaaacattaaaactggTTTTGAAATGGAAAGCGTAGGAACACTTTAAGCTGCTGGAACCTAAACTCTACTTAAAATTCATGGGCAACACTTTAAACTGGAGCGTGTGTTAAACAAATTTCAcacaaaactaaaatgtatgcACCCAGTTCTTGTTCTTAAAATGCACTGACCTTGCATGTTCCACcctcaaaaagaaaacaatttaacGCCTCCAATTCTGGCATTCGTGCCCATGATGAAGGTATGTAAATGTCTGACCTGAACTACAGCATGCAAGGTTTTTAGTGATTGTTCGTATGAAAACAGGCAATTACGATGATAATATCgcagcagaaaaagaaacaatgcttAAAATAGCATTGAAAATTGTTTTGAATGCCAAGCATAGCAAAGTAGCTTATCTTACCTTGTGCTCAGAGAAAGGTCCTTTTGATTCGAGCTCCAGTTGCAGGTGTCAGATACTTTCAGCAGATACATGTACTTCTGGAATATTTCCTTCGGTGCTTGGATCCCATAGAAGACGAGATAATTATCGGAGATTTTCTGACAGGAGGAAATTGAGACCAATCTGGGTCACCTATGCCACAAAGAACAAACTGCATATGCTTTTGCTCGTTATGCAAGACCCACTGTCACTTTGAAATTCTTCTTCCTCAGCTCGTTGATGAATTGGGTCTGTTTAATGAAGGCATCCCTCTCCTGGTCATCGATCGTTTTGGCGACCAGGACGTAGTCGTATGACAGCGAAGTGAACTGtgagggcaaaaaaaaagatgccgATCAAACCTTTCTGTGAATAATGGGGATGGTATTGGGTGGAGTTAGGATCGGTAA comes from the Fundulus heteroclitus isolate FHET01 unplaced genomic scaffold, MU-UCD_Fhet_4.1 scaffold_394, whole genome shotgun sequence genome and includes:
- the LOC118560163 gene encoding anoctamin-9-like; translated protein: MPGHKRQSSMELLELMGVVKENGNEQSSFPPVFTSLSYDYVLVAKTIDDQERDAFIKQTQFINELRKKNFKVTKISDNYLVFYGIQAPKEIFQKYMYLLKVSDTCNWSSNQKDLSLSTRIRIVHFIIHRTCIHSGENLRDLLKAKVFEARFCLHERRRQKELKKSWARWSACLQGQPITAVRNYFGEKVALYFLWLGWYTWLLIPPALIGILAFLYGLSFFNSSPLIKEVCESDRVMCPLCDEGCKVWKLSETCSYAKLSLLFDNNGTVLFAMFMAIWTTLFLEFWKRHRATFVCEWKVSEWSESEEELILEIVNDSDCHPNEYKHSYLPQHSGIDLCHHY